gacTTGAAATATTCTCCTCTGTCCCCTGTGTCTCAAAACAGTGGGGATATTTCTCACTGGTgttagagattttaaaatctatctgtggtgggagggttcctgtTTGCTGATTctgagaggaggaggggagaggatgggctggtctgggacagaagattcccacctggtatttcttctctttcttcagttcagcatctGTAGGGCCTGTCTCCAGTATATcttcttccagagtttcaaacaattaagATATGTCCTTTTATTCTTTGAATCTCTGGAGaagagttttcagtagctatttacattaccatgttgatgacatcactcatgacatgtttttaaattaagacaAGAAATAGGCTAATGTGCCTTCCACTGCCATGAATCCCTATTCTCTTATTACACATGGGCCAGGGATTCAGTTCTGACCTGTGTCACAGTCTATTTGAAGAGGTAAACAACATCATTTACACAGTTCATGATGCCTAAAAATTAGAATCCAGTCAGTtgttcagagaaggaaaaatattcctgatacaaagaacagaaagagataaTTTAAGAGAGTGCTTAGAAAAATGACCCTGAATGATGTAATTACCACGTTTTTACAGAGTATACACTTTCATGGGATACTTCATTCCCTAAATCCTCAGCTTAAAGCAGGGGAACCCCCTAAATTTCCACTCAATAAAAACTATACATCCTGTTGAGGAAGCCAATATGATGCTAATCTCTTCAGCTCTGCTTTCCCCCAAATGTTCAGAGTACTGGGTGAACTTCAGGCaatctttgttcattcattactCAGTACTGGTCACCAACTACTCCACAAACATTTTCTACATCTCTAACACTGAGTTAAGTACTCTCAGTTAACAACTCTCTTGCACAGACATGGCCCTTTTTCTCATGGAGTCTTTATTCTAGTGAGGGAGGGAGGTTGGGAAGAAGGCAGGTGGAGTCATGAACAGATGTAAATGAACATGTAACTGCAGACTGCATTATGTTTATGACAGACATAAAggcaaatgaaataaacaaacaaaacaaacaagttgctcttggggagagCCCATCAGAGGAAAACAGCTTTAAATTAGGCATGCATTCCTGAAAGAAATGACTTTTTCTCTAGGAGATGAGTCATTCAAGGGAGTGGGGAGGCCATGTTGTAGGTAAAGAAACAGCATTTTTAAAGAAGGATCCATGCACTAAAGGAACTGGAGGACAGTGCTGTTGCAGGGTGAGTTTATGTAGAGGGAACAGCAAAAGGTGAGCTTCCAGAAGGCTGAAGAATCCAGATCATTTCATAGAGTTGGTTTAATATTCTAGGAACAGTGAGAAACCAGGAAGGAATTTTCTTATATCCTGATATTCTATCCATTTTCTATCCATTGTGAAACTGGTGTATTGAAGAACAAATTATGAGGTTAGAGGTGTTTGTTTCTCCCTTtggttttgcaaatgttttcccCATGTGTTTTGGGGCACAATCATCCAGAGTGGAGATTGTAAATGTAGATTCTGAGGCCTCACTCTGAAAGAGTATTATAATGCTTTGGAGATGACCATGTCATCTTTGTTTTAGTAGGCACTCTGGGTTGTTATGATTTATGTGGAAATGGATTACACATGGAAAACATGAACTACACTAAGATCATGATTTTTACAAGCACCATCCCACTGAATTTGTCAATTCTTAAGATAATCTTGAGAAGCAGATACAAATATTATCACCTTTTTCTAGAcattaggtaacttgcccaaagtcacttaTCTAGTAAGTGAAGATATGAGTTTTGCCTAATTGTTCCAATAGGTGTTCACATATGGCTAGAAAGATATTTGTACATACACTACCAGGTACATCAGAACACGTATAAATGAACCACTTAATGCACAGGCATGGGAAGGGTTAATATAAACTGCTTAGTCTTTTTCCCTTGAGGGTGAGAAGAGAGGTTCTCAGGGTCCCTCATGGCCCTAACTACCCACCTCTTCATCTACTTGACCAAAGACCTGAAAatataaatggggacaaaaaatcaGTATATCAGTCCCCCCTTTCCCCTACACTCATTTGTTTGGTTGGTGTGTCTTCCCCTTTTACACATGTGCTGTTTCTTAATCAACACAATCTGCCTTCTTTCCCTTCGGACATATTCCCATGAATAGGTGAGTACTGTCTGCTTAAAGGAGTTTCATTAGGGCTAAGATTTGGAGAGAAATAGGGACTGAATGGGAAGATCAGCACCTCATTTTCTAGTGGCCTTGGCCTGGACACTATAACTTCCTTTCTTGAGCAACTCCCATTTACGCGATGAAGTCATGGTCTCCAGTACTTGGGTATATGTTCCCTTGAATGGACACCAAAAGAATAGAAGAGATTGGCAGTTATACCACTGGGTCAAGAATGACCATGGCTTGTGTTTACAGTTAACATCTTTGACTGGCATGTGACAAGGCACATAACCCTAACCTCAGCACTGGCATAAATgggtgtatatgtgtatatgcccAGGGCTGCTTTCATTAGTTTTCCTTCACCCATTACTGCCTGTATGTTCTCTTCTTCACTATGTGGCGTGACTGCTAATGAATATAGTAATGATATAAAATGTAATCTAATAACAAGCAGTAGTACTTATTCCATcttgctttgtgccaggcactgaactTAGGATTAATTTTTGGTGTGTCTTATTTTGTCCTAATAACAACTTATAAGAACCAGGGGTAAAATGCCCTTTTCATCAACAAAGAACATTAGGATCAGATAggtcaagtattttgcccatgttttcaCAGCCAGTATATCATGGAGCTAGAATTAAACTACCTATATTTCTGTCTCCAAAGGAGGCCCTCTCTACCAATAATTATTCTTGCACTCCATTGGCACCTGTATGTGTATCTGAATGTGTTTATACGTGTACATCTGCCATAATACTTCATCGCATCCAATAAAATCAACACTAATTGCTTCATATCTTCTATTGCTAAATTCACATTTAAATCTTCCCAGTTATTTATTAATTATCTTCTATACTTGTTGTTTTGTAAACAAAatccaatcaaggcccacattaCATTTGGTTTTGTGTCCTCTTAGGTTTATTTTAATCTAGAAAGGCATTTCCTTTCCTGCCCCCTCCTCTTTTTTAATAACTTATTGAATAGACCAGACTGATTATCTTATGGTTTGTCTCATGTTGTGGATTTGTTGATTACAGAAGGACAGAGCTGGGAATAAACTTTCTGCGTGCACACCAAAGTTTGTCTGTCAATACTTTTGGTGATATGTGAACATCTGTTATGTTTAAGTGCATGGAAATATAAATCCCAGAGAAGAACTAACCCTTCCACTGTATATATGAATAAAGGACACCTCAGATAAGCCGGGAAGCTGTTActgaaatcatattttttaagGAAGCTGACATCGTATATTGTTGAGATTGTGACTAGCATGGGAGAGGGGTTTTCAGATGAAGGTTGAACAGCCTCAGCAGGTCTCTAAGACAGGGCTCCTCACTGGAGAAGAGAATTGTGGTGATGATGCCTGAGCTGGAGAACACAGATATTTCGAAGATGTTGGGGTGCTCTAGAAAAAGCTATCTGAACTGTGGACTGTGTCCCCAGAACCTAAAACATGTGAACCATGAAGAGACTCTAGAGAAGGGTTTCTGTTACAAGACAAAACATGTCTTTACTTATAGATAAGGGAAGAGTccaagagaaaaaagtaaaatcccGTTTCTCATATGCCAcatggaggaaagaggaaaaactcAGCTTTGTCTTGAAGATGGAAGGTATTATGAGGTGGCTTCTTACctgagaaagaagtaaaaggggATTAGAGGGGAGTTTGAACATGATTGCTGGCCTTGTTAAGAATCTGATGGATATAGGTATCACACCTCTTACTCAGAACTGATACTAGACTTCCTGTCCTTACTGTATGGCTATATGTAAAGTAAAAATAGCTTCCTGTGTATTCACAGTAAGGGATTACAAGAAAATAGAGAAGGTATTTGAAGGGGAAAATCACTGGGTGAAGATTTTGGGAATATACAAATTACTTGACACCTCCGCAATCCAGTCATGAAATCTTTTATATCCTCCTTGTGTTCTCTGTCTACTATGCgtgctgtgtgtgtatgtgtgtttgtgcatgtgtgcataaAAAGGAGTATGGTGAGTTTAATTTTGTATAAGATTTTCTGTTggtaaaatacatatacataaaatgtACTAGAGAATGTATGCCTGAAACAGGGTGTGTCAAAACTGTAATCATTAAATTTGTAGGTATATGAGAGATTATGTTCCTTGGGATACAATGGCTTTCTAGGACAATATTTGttcataaaaaaacaaacttctaTTGGACTGAAATCTTGACCAATAATGGTAATAAATGAAAGGTGTTAGGATATTACAAACCTCTAACGTAAGGTGCTAGAAATTGTCTCTTTGGAAGTATAAGGACATATTATACTAAGCTATCGAggaattttctaatttgtttgaGTTACAAGTGGTACCAAAAATAGTACAGGAATTTAGTAAGGGTTTGTTGAAAGGAATTCAATTTTGGGTGTTAATAAAGGAGCGTTGAGCTCACAACCCTAAAACCACAGTCATCTAGCAGTCTTGAAAGGAAAGAGTAGTTACCATGAGTCAGAGATGCATTTTCCACTGTAACAGAGCAAGCCAATCTTAAAGAATGATGATCATAAAGGCATATAAATTATAATCAATCAACCCATGCAAAAGTGTTTCCTGTAATCAGTTAACTTGTGTCAGGGTAGAGTGCATAATGAAAAGGGCGATTTTAGGCAGTATGGAAGGCTTTCTCAAGCTTCGATGAAGACCAGGGTGTTGGtcagaagagagaagagattcCCTTGAGGTAGAATGACCATTCATTGTGATGTGTTCGGCCAATCCTGGTTTACATATGTTGCCTGCTGTCATTATTCATCTCAAACTTCTTTCACTCTCAGATGTATCCTGCTTTAACTAATTATGTAGTAACCTTTTTTTAGGTGTCAATAATGATGAGTAGTTGGAATTGAGTCTGTCATCCCATGACCCTAACTACCTTTTATCACTCTTTGTCCTCAGGGCCTGCAACTTCTGCCTTCCCAGTTTGCAATGATCATTTTCAACCTGAGCAGTTACAACTCAggtcctttccttctggtggggATCCCAGGCCTGGAGCAGTTCCATGTGTGGATTGGGATTCCCTTCTGTGCCATCTACATTGTGGCTCTTGTGGGAAACTGCATCCTTCTCTACCTCATTGCAGTGGAGCGCAGCCTGCATGAACCCAtgttcttccttctctccatgctGGCCATGACTGATCTCATCTTGTCCACAGCCAGTGTGCCAAAAACACTGAGCATCTTTTGGCTTGGGGATCAAGAAATTCCCATTGCAGGGTGCCTTACACAAATATTCTTCATCCATTACTCTTCTTTTCTGGATTCAGCCATCCTGATGTCCATGGCTTTTGATCGCTTTGTGGCAATCTGTTCTCCCTTGAGATATACAACCATCTTGACTCCCAAGACCATCATCAAGATCATTGTGGCCATCTCCTTCCGAAGCTTCTGCATCATCCTGCCGGTTGTATTCCTGCTGACACGTCTGCCTTTCTGCAGGACACACATCATCCCCCACACATACTGTGAGCACATAGGTGTTGCCAGACTGGCCTGTGCTGATATCTCCATCAACATCTGGTATGGattttttgttccctttttgATAGTCATCTCAGATGTCATTCTCATTGCCATTTCCTATATCTTCATCCTTTGTGCTGTCTTTCATCTCCCCTCTCGAGAGGCCCGCCAGAAAGCCCTTGGCACCTGTGGCTCTCATGTCTGTGTCATCCTCATGTTCTATATCCCAGCCTTTTTTTCCGTCCTTGCCCATCGGTTTGGGCATAATGTCTCCCACAGTTTCCATATTATGTTCGCTAACTTTTATGTTGTTATCCCACCTGCGCTCAACCCCATTGTCTACGGAGTAAAGACCAAGCAGATCAGGGATAAGgtcatatttctgttttctttgaagtATCTAGGTTGATGGCCCACTGGGCAACAGAAAGAGTAGGATAAGTTCATAGTGTTTTTAAATGTACCAAAAATATCAAAtgctatttaaaataagaatgacCTGTAGTTACTGATTTGTACCAGTTTGAACAGCTACTGGGCTCCAGGTCACATTAGGGAGGTAAACTGCAGAGTTAGTGTCCAGGAAATCATAACCCCTGGAAGTATTTGGAGATCTGGGAAAAGAGCTGGGCTTCCCACAGCTCATAAGTGTGGCCTCAGGCTAGTTCCGTTGGATACtaaagtaaaatgtttaaatCCATTGATTGGGGTCAAGGGGAACTCTTGTCTACAGACTATATTTATTTGATTGTAAGAGAAAATCCATTACTAGACACATTTCGGCAGTGGAGGTGGAGGTTGAGGAGGGGAACACTGCAATAAAGTAACCCAACCACTGTAAGATGAATCCAAATTTCATGAgcattaaaattgagaaaatataatACATTGTGAATAAAGAAGGATCCTagaagtacaatttaaaaatattatgattttttttttaattaatctagTCCAGTTGGGTTTTAGCCCTAAGCTAAGGAGTCTGGCTTTCAGAAGTTGCTTGAGGTGTATCTCACAGTGTGTGTGTTCCTTGATGTTTTCTCTACAACACACAGATCAATATGTAGTTTATGTATCAAGTATCCAAAgaagatttttttgaaaaataatgttctgacaataaagacatttttgaaaGTCATCCATGTACTTGGAAAGTTTTTATTTAGTACCTGCTATATTCCGAATATCCTTTTAAACATTCATCAAATCAGATTGCTTTCCAGGAGTTTTTGTTCTAGGGATAGTGGccaataagaaaagagaaaacaaaataattacctTAAAATAGTGGTACAAGTGTTGAATAAATAAAGCTGAATGATATGGTGGGTCACAACTGGCAAGGAAGATAATGGCACAAGGGCCAGAAAATGCAAATATCATGGGGCTTGAATCAGTTGGACATGAATTGAGGACAGAAAATAGTGCAGTGTGATTAGAGCAAAGTGAGTAAAGTGATATAAGGAAAGTAAGGGAGGTAGTGGAGGAATGTCAGATCCTTTGAATCTCGTCTTATCCAAACCTCCTTTTGGGATTAGGAAACTGAATCCCAGACTGTGAAAATGATTTGTCCAAGACCTCAGCTTGAAAGTTACAAATGTGGAGTTGGAACATAATCTGCAAACTCCCAACCCAGTGCTATTCCAATTGAATATGTCCTCATTCTTGCAAAAACCGATTctagaagaaggaaaaatatcatCTAGGAATACAGAGacagtggtttttgtttttgtcttttttttttttttttctgttgtgaaCTGTAGTTGTCTTTAATTAAGTCACATCCAACTTAACCACaattctactttctgtttctgtaccACTTGGTAAAAACACAAACAGATACCATAAGGGATgacctcttcttttcttttctttggttttttCCACCTTTCTGAGAACATGGATTGACCAAGAGCTGATGATTTAAAAGATTGCTGAAGGAAGAACAAATTACTGTGTCTGAGCAGAGATAATTTTAAAGTACATCCTCCTTTCATCCTACTAGGAACTGAAACCCATATTACTCCCAGACATGCATGAAGGGTTCCCTGGAAGCCAATTGGCCgaataaaaacaacaaaggaGAGGACGGTCTCCTGGACATTGTCCTTGTCCTCCCCCACCTGCTGACCCAACTGTCTGTCATGATTTTTCTACTCTCCTTCCCCCAGAAGAGTTCCTTTATTTCTATGGCTTCAACTGTGGTGTCTTTGCTGGTAACTCCAGCCCTTAGTTTTTCTATGTTATCTTCCTCATGAACTCCAATGTGTGCACTCCTATCTCTGGTCaacacaaagattaaaagaaaaatgcagatgAATGTGATTTGCAGACTGGAAAATATTATTCAAACATTAGGTGTTATTTTCTTATGtccctgtgattgtaaaaattttGTGACTGagaccccctttatccagtgaatgggtaAATGAGTAATACAATAAagacatgaatgaaaaaaaaatgcagcttgTAAACAAAACCTAATCCCTTTCCAATTTTCATCACACAATACATACATTATCTTGCATAAAGTAACTTATttaaagtggaagaaaaaaattaaaattcgcccttcactaaaaaaaaatatattagctatgttgttattttacttattttactattttactaattttactatattattattttactcaTTACTCATCTCTGAATGGGTGACTCATGATCACCTCATGAACTTATCATTGTCATTTAAAatcctccttcctcttttctgaTCTTGTCAGGGACACCTTGGGAGGAGAAACAGGCAGGGCCCAGTTTTGCTCTTCCCCCAAGATCAGATTCACTCCCTTAGCTGCCAGTGGCTCCTTCTGGCAATGGTGGTTACAATATTCTGTCCAGTCCTGACTGTGAATGAAGTTACATGTTCTGGTTTTGATTCAAAAAGAATAATTATACAAAGATCAGCAGTTAACTTTCTCACACATAAACTGACTTCTCCTATCCCTCACCCCATTATGAATATTCTCCATATCATATACTAGATAGTAAGACTGTATAAATAGAGGAATTGtgaattgttttatcttcttgtCCCCAGAATTTAGTGTAATATACCACAATTAGTAATAATGATTAATGCATACCTAATACTCTCCTCCTTGATTTTCCACATCTAACcatgttttatttcttgtgaTTCTACTTCCTGTTGCCTCTTGGATTTTCAACTCTGTTCACTCCCCATCCCATTTGTATCACCTTAGTCCAGGCACTTGCACCTTGTACCTAGACTAGATAGTGCATAGATGCTGTAGGTCATCTGCCATGGACAACTGCATGTAGTTTTTGTGTTCAGAAGAATAATGAGGCTATGTCAGTGGTTGTCAAGAAAAAGTAATGGAATAGATTTACGATGTTtgcctgaaagagaaaggaggctCTTCTGTCTTCTATCTGCCATTTTGAATctagattattaaaatatatttataaatcactAATATGCCACAATTTCCATGCAATAACATCCTCAAGCCAGTTGTTATATGAAAGAAACTGCATGCAAACTGGGAGTAGAGATATGGAGTGTGTCTACATGCTGTTTATAATCAAGAAGCTAATAGCTTAGCAGGAGGAAAGAACCATGTACAGATAACTTACACATATAATTTCAACCTTACATATTGCAATGACTGGGGTAAAATCCCTAGGAAGCACAAAGGAAGCATATCTAACCATCCTTGAGAGTCAAACAAAGCCTGGAAGAGTTCATTTCTGTCATATGCCTTGAAGAACACAAAGAACTTGAACCACAAGTATAAGGGGAATGGGACCTACCAGGCAGAAGGGATTGCCTGAGCTTACAGTCAGTAGTGTGTTCAAAGATGTGTAAGTCTAGGCTGATGGAATAATCATCCAAATTGATGATGATATTGTTCAGAGTGGTGGTAGAGGTTGGATGGTGAAGAATATTGAAGCTTATAGCCAATGTCTCTAGAGAATGGAACAACTGATTGGAATATTTGTAGATGATGCCACTAAACTGTCTCATAGCTTGGTGCTATTGTTGGCTTGAGAATTTTGATAATTAATAACACATCTCTCTCTATCCCATCTCCCAAATCCATGTAGAGATAGGCATAGTTGTTAGACACATGGATACAAAAATACCAGCTTTATTTTTCATAGATCTGAGTTCAAGAACATGATGGGTCTGTGTGGTCAGATTGGCTTCTTACTACTTTATTTCTACACGTAAACTTTGGAGGACACACCCAATGCTGAGTGGATAGGTCAGTGGAATCCACAGAACAACCAGAGTAGCTCATGGTCTGCAGAGGGAAATCTTTGAATCAAAACCCTGAAAAGTGTTGATATACATACGGAAAGTCATCTATATCAGATCTTCTTAACGAATCTATGATGAAGaaccagtttgttttttttttttaattcacccaAATTCTGGattgatacattaaaaaaaaatacaagaaaaatagaataaaacataaacagatataaaaatgcaattctcatttctattattaaattaaaaaacaaaaattgtctTTGGTTTCTGAATCAATTACATCTCTGCTAATAAGAGACTCTAGTTTCAGCACT
This genomic stretch from Choloepus didactylus isolate mChoDid1 chromosome 6, mChoDid1.pri, whole genome shotgun sequence harbors:
- the LOC119537060 gene encoding olfactory receptor 52H1-like, encoding MIIFNLSSYNSGPFLLVGIPGLEQFHVWIGIPFCAIYIVALVGNCILLYLIAVERSLHEPMFFLLSMLAMTDLILSTASVPKTLSIFWLGDQEIPIAGCLTQIFFIHYSSFLDSAILMSMAFDRFVAICSPLRYTTILTPKTIIKIIVAISFRSFCIILPVVFLLTRLPFCRTHIIPHTYCEHIGVARLACADISINIWYGFFVPFLIVISDVILIAISYIFILCAVFHLPSREARQKALGTCGSHVCVILMFYIPAFFSVLAHRFGHNVSHSFHIMFANFYVVIPPALNPIVYGVKTKQIRDKVIFLFSLKYLG